The following proteins come from a genomic window of Tepidibacillus fermentans:
- a CDS encoding MTAP family purine nucleoside phosphorylase, with protein sequence MNIPHVHFAIIQGSSTFSINFPEDLKRDDVKVLETELVFDTPFGKGPKLKLIQVGDKKVLTVRMHGWRPEEGIPRGVASQQLFWIFGQAGVKKIFAEGGVGSINRLLELRDLVIVDDYIDHSMRQDVGLGGPYLLTMRDPICPTQAQALTKVAKQRVESLGRHVFHRGIYVNTDGRHFESRAEVQMFRTWFADVVGQSIAPEVYLAREIGACYAGVYMVVNYAEGIIKDWEHKDLSDIFYQESYTIGNILIDAMNEIDERQEHCHCLEYRKDTLLKEK encoded by the coding sequence ATGAATATACCACACGTTCATTTTGCAATTATCCAAGGTTCAAGTACATTTTCAATCAACTTTCCAGAAGATTTAAAGCGTGATGATGTTAAAGTTTTGGAAACCGAGCTTGTCTTTGACACACCTTTTGGTAAAGGACCAAAATTGAAGTTGATTCAAGTAGGAGATAAAAAAGTTCTAACCGTTCGCATGCATGGATGGAGACCTGAAGAGGGGATTCCAAGGGGAGTTGCATCTCAACAACTTTTTTGGATTTTTGGACAGGCAGGGGTTAAGAAAATTTTTGCAGAAGGTGGCGTTGGTAGTATTAATCGACTACTTGAGTTACGCGATCTAGTTATTGTGGATGACTATATTGACCATTCCATGCGACAAGATGTTGGATTAGGCGGACCTTACCTTCTGACAATGAGAGATCCGATCTGTCCTACTCAAGCGCAAGCTCTAACGAAAGTCGCAAAACAACGTGTAGAATCTTTAGGCCGTCATGTTTTTCATCGTGGGATTTATGTGAATACTGATGGAAGACACTTTGAATCGAGAGCAGAGGTTCAGATGTTTCGTACATGGTTTGCTGATGTTGTCGGGCAAAGCATTGCACCTGAGGTCTATCTAGCAAGGGAAATTGGGGCTTGTTATGCCGGAGTTTATATGGTTGTGAATTATGCGGAAGGAATCATTAAAGATTGGGAGCACAAGGATCTCAGCGATATTTTTTACCAAGAATCCTATACGATTGGCAATATTCTAATCGATGCCATGAATGAAATTGATGAACGGCAAGAGCATTGTCATTGTCTTGAATATCGGAAAGATACGTTACTAAAAGAAAAATAA
- the trmL gene encoding tRNA (uridine(34)/cytosine(34)/5-carboxymethylaminomethyluridine(34)-2'-O)-methyltransferase TrmL produces MALNIVLHEPEIPANTGNIARTCAATGTRLHLIRPLGFSTDDKMLKRAGLDYWHAVDIYYYDSIEELYAKYPNARFFYATTKTDQKYTDMAYQDEDFFVFGKETAGIPMEILKKNWDHTITIPMGEAVRSLNLSNSAAIVIYEALRQLNFIGLK; encoded by the coding sequence ATGGCGTTAAATATTGTCCTACACGAACCAGAAATTCCGGCTAATACCGGCAATATTGCCCGTACTTGTGCCGCGACGGGAACAAGGCTTCATTTAATTCGACCACTTGGTTTTTCAACCGATGATAAAATGTTAAAAAGAGCTGGACTAGATTATTGGCATGCGGTTGATATCTATTATTATGATTCGATCGAGGAGTTGTATGCGAAATACCCAAATGCTCGATTTTTTTATGCAACAACAAAAACAGATCAAAAATATACGGATATGGCCTATCAAGATGAGGATTTTTTTGTTTTTGGGAAAGAAACGGCTGGTATTCCAATGGAGATTTTAAAGAAAAATTGGGATCACACAATTACGATTCCCATGGGAGAAGCAGTACGTTCTCTTAATTTATCGAACTCTGCAGCGATTGTCATATATGAAGCATTACGACAACTTAATTTTATAGGATTGAAATAG
- a CDS encoding metallophosphoesterase family protein, which produces MKITVISDTHIPRRGKWIPDIVFQSIESSDLIIHAGDFTSYELLVDLQSIKPLEGVAGNNDGPEILMQLGKKKIVQYAGYHIGIIHGDGIYGTTIQRVKQAFAKDRVDIVVFGHSHQAYQEWDDGVLYFNPGSPTDKRRSPKYSFGELELGEKIEPKIHYFL; this is translated from the coding sequence ATGAAAATTACTGTAATATCTGATACCCATATTCCAAGAAGGGGAAAGTGGATTCCTGACATCGTGTTTCAGTCGATTGAATCATCAGATTTAATTATTCATGCAGGGGACTTTACCTCTTATGAGTTATTAGTTGATCTTCAATCGATCAAACCACTTGAAGGGGTTGCTGGAAATAACGATGGGCCGGAAATCCTCATGCAATTAGGAAAGAAAAAAATTGTGCAATATGCAGGCTATCACATTGGCATCATTCATGGAGATGGAATATATGGTACAACGATTCAACGAGTGAAACAGGCTTTTGCAAAAGATAGAGTGGATATTGTGGTCTTTGGTCATAGTCATCAGGCTTACCAAGAATGGGATGACGGAGTACTTTATTTTAACCCAGGTTCGCCAACAGATAAACGAAGGAGTCCTAAATATTCTTTTGGTGAACTTGAACTTGGGGAAAAAAT